One Methanobrevibacter sp. genomic window carries:
- the hdrA gene encoding ferredoxin:CoB-CoM heterodisulfide reductase subunit HdrA: protein MTDNLKIGVFLCECGGNISDIVDLDEVRKALNVEVIEQFENLCSLNGRKLIRDAIIERHLDRVVVAACSPISHERTFQDYVKPLNPYLMDMANIREQCSWVHDDKEKATKKAITLIKASIEKVKQSDEVNPIYCPIPEDVAVIGGGIAGMNAALSLAKQGKKVTIIEQSPSLGGYMAKIGKVFSPVKIAEECGMCLLNPILNDLVWNDNITVLTNSKVVEADRHAGTYNLIVEKSPRFVDPDKCIACGKCVDVCDIEVPDDWNEGLSKRKAIYRPFGQSYPEAYVIDPDACTKCGDCKRQCMMDAITLKQKPVKFPLQVGSIIVATGHQLINPDKRPDYSYSRHPDIITQMELGRITGVNGPTKGELLKSNGEVPKRVVMIQCVGSRDEKPDGHRYCSKICCSVASKNANIIKHKYPDTDVVVCYTDVRTPGMFEKYYKHTQENGVRFLRGRPGEVAVKGDDLIVRVENTIKGEFEEIEADMVVLSTAMEPSEGTKEIAEILNIGTTEDHFIKESHPKIKPVTTDVQGVFVCGTAQDPKDITDSIMQATSAASKVAEYNYGGVEIEPFIADIDPEKCQLCGDCLEKCKFKALSIVDAYVVLDPMSCDGCGKCLTVCQHGAININGNIDEKISATIDGILSEKQEGERTILVFLDTIGYTAADNIGVNRISYPESIHIIKVHSVNRIRPNHIKHALENGADGVFIGEFPGDLMYEEVERKIQRVREEISDFGENPERLAFSKVYIPYFEGLARKLNDFDDKIAQLDGTEN from the coding sequence ATGACTGATAATTTAAAAATTGGAGTATTTCTATGTGAATGCGGTGGAAATATTTCTGATATTGTCGACCTTGATGAAGTTCGAAAAGCTTTGAATGTGGAAGTTATTGAACAATTTGAAAACCTCTGTTCTTTAAATGGACGTAAACTCATACGTGATGCAATTATTGAACGTCATTTGGATAGGGTTGTTGTAGCGGCTTGTTCACCAATTAGTCATGAAAGAACATTTCAGGATTATGTCAAACCATTAAACCCATACTTAATGGATATGGCTAATATTAGGGAACAATGTTCTTGGGTTCATGATGATAAAGAAAAAGCAACTAAAAAAGCAATTACATTAATTAAGGCATCTATTGAAAAAGTAAAACAATCCGATGAAGTTAATCCAATATATTGTCCAATTCCAGAAGATGTGGCAGTTATTGGTGGCGGAATTGCAGGAATGAATGCTGCATTATCATTGGCAAAACAAGGAAAAAAAGTAACTATAATTGAACAGTCTCCATCTCTTGGAGGATACATGGCTAAAATTGGTAAAGTATTTTCACCAGTTAAAATTGCTGAAGAATGTGGAATGTGTCTTTTAAATCCAATTTTAAATGATTTGGTATGGAATGACAATATAACTGTTTTAACTAATTCAAAAGTAGTTGAAGCAGACCGTCATGCAGGTACCTATAATTTAATTGTTGAAAAATCTCCAAGATTTGTTGATCCGGATAAATGTATTGCATGTGGAAAATGTGTTGACGTTTGTGATATTGAAGTTCCAGATGATTGGAATGAAGGATTATCTAAAAGAAAAGCAATTTATCGACCATTTGGACAGTCATATCCTGAAGCTTATGTTATTGATCCTGATGCATGTACTAAATGTGGGGACTGTAAACGTCAGTGTATGATGGATGCAATCACTTTAAAACAGAAACCTGTAAAATTCCCATTGCAAGTTGGTTCAATTATTGTTGCAACAGGTCATCAGTTAATAAATCCTGATAAAAGACCGGATTATTCATACTCAAGACATCCAGATATCATTACTCAAATGGAACTTGGACGTATTACTGGTGTAAATGGTCCAACAAAAGGAGAACTATTAAAATCTAATGGAGAAGTACCTAAAAGAGTTGTAATGATTCAATGTGTTGGTTCAAGAGATGAAAAACCTGATGGTCACAGATATTGTTCTAAAATTTGCTGCTCTGTTGCTTCAAAAAATGCGAATATTATTAAACATAAATACCCTGACACTGATGTTGTTGTATGTTATACGGATGTCAGAACTCCGGGAATGTTTGAAAAATATTACAAACACACTCAGGAAAACGGTGTAAGATTTTTAAGAGGCCGTCCTGGTGAAGTAGCAGTTAAGGGAGATGACTTAATAGTCCGTGTTGAAAATACAATTAAAGGTGAATTTGAAGAAATTGAAGCGGATATGGTTGTATTGTCAACAGCAATGGAACCGTCAGAAGGTACCAAGGAGATTGCAGAAATATTGAATATAGGAACAACAGAAGACCATTTCATTAAAGAGTCACATCCGAAAATTAAACCTGTAACAACAGATGTTCAGGGAGTATTTGTTTGTGGTACTGCACAGGATCCAAAAGATATTACAGATTCCATCATGCAGGCAACTTCCGCTGCATCTAAAGTTGCAGAATATAATTATGGCGGGGTTGAAATTGAACCATTTATTGCTGACATTGATCCTGAAAAATGTCAGTTATGTGGGGATTGTTTAGAAAAATGCAAATTCAAGGCATTAAGTATAGTTGATGCATATGTTGTTTTAGACCCTATGAGTTGTGATGGTTGTGGAAAATGTTTAACTGTCTGTCAACATGGTGCTATTAATATTAACGGTAATATTGATGAGAAGATTTCAGCAACCATTGATGGTATTTTATCTGAAAAACAGGAAGGTGAACGTACTATTCTAGTTTTCCTTGATACAATAGGTTATACTGCAGCAGATAATATTGGAGTTAACAGGATTTCATATCCTGAATCTATCCATATTATTAAAGTACATTCAGTCAATAGGATAAGGCCAAATCATATTAAGCATGCACTTGAAAATGGTGCTGATGGAGTATTCATTGGTGAATTCCCGGGTGACCTGATGTATGAGGAAGTTGAACGTAAAATCCAAAGGGTTAGAGAGGAAATAAGTGATTTTGGTGAAAATCCTGAAAGATTGGCATTTTCTAAAGTCTACATTCCGTACTTCGAAGGACTGGCCCGTAAATTGAATGATTTTGATGATAAGATTGCACAATTGGATGGGACTGAAAATTAA